In Pristiophorus japonicus isolate sPriJap1 unplaced genomic scaffold, sPriJap1.hap1 HAP1_SCAFFOLD_735, whole genome shotgun sequence, the genomic window actctcttttctctctttctctatctccctaTAGCTCTCTAtacttctctgtctctctttctccttctctctctcttttctctctatctctctaaacctctctttctctctctttctctttctctctcacttttctccctttctctctatctctctatacctctctctttctctttttctctctctgtctctctttctctttctctctctctcacttttctctctttctctctctatctctctatacttctctctttctctctctttttctctctctcttgctctattttgctctttctgtttttctctctctcttttcctctttctgtttttctctatctctctttctctctttccatttttctctctgtcttgctctctataAACTGATGTGATTGTCAGTCAGAATCTGTAAAGAGAAAGGACAGATTACTGATTGTGGGGAGACCCTGATTGTTTTAATTGAAGACTCCCTACCCATAATGTTAACCCATCTTGTCTTTTCCAGAAGCTGACAGACCTGCTGCCCATATCCAACTGTTctttcctcttcctctttctgtaCTGGGGTTTTGTCTCCCCTTCTATTACTGTAATGCTCAACTCGGATGGCGGGGAGGGGAAAGTTCACGATAGAATAACTCGAGATGAactgtgtcatgtatttcaccatcttgcaatgattataagtatgtaactgtaactcatgcatactgtacctgtacccttgtaatgcacaccctgaccacagggagtgagctcctcacctgggcttccaggtataaaaggggaggtcctacccaggatcaacactcttcagtcctggaaataaagtgaaggtcacagagtggccgtgtctgatatatccatgcctcgtgtgagtttgtaacaaggtgcagagacacaacaaacTGTGGGTAGACCAAGGTCCATGGCCTGAATGGCCCTGGACTCATCCATCaatcaaagagacctgggtgtcatggtacatcagtcattgaaagttggcatacaaatatagcaggcggtgaagaaggcaaatggcatgttagccatcatagcgggaggatttgagtataggagcagggaggtcttactacagttgtacagggccttggtgaggccacaccttgactattgtgtacagttttggtctcctaatccgaggaaagacattcttgctattgagggagtgcagcgaaggttcaccagactgattcccgggatggcaggactgacatatgaagaaagactggatagactaggcttatattcactggaatttagaagaatgagagaggatctcatagaaacatataaaattctgatgggattggacaggttagatgcaggaagaatgttcccgatgttggggaagtccagaactaggggtcacagtctaaggataaggggtaagccatttaggaccaagatgaggagaaaattcttcactcagagaattgtgaacctgtggaattctctaccacagaaagttgttgaggccagttcgttagatatattcaaaagggagttagatgtggcccttatggctaaaaggatcagggggtatggagagaaagcaggaatggggtactgaagttgcatgatcagccatgatcatattgaatggtggtgcaggctccgaagggccgaatggcctgctcctgcacctattttctatgtttctatgaaaaaaagcaaaatactgcagatgctggaatctgaactaaaaacagaaaaagcttgaaatactcagcgggtcaggcagcatctgtggggagagaaacagagttaacatttcaggtcggcgaccctttgtcagaactggcgaatgttcaaaatgaacagattcttaagaagcactgaaagaggggaggggtagaaagaacaaaagggaaggtccgtgatagggtggaaagcaggagagattagagagaccaaAGATATGATGGGCCAACTTAAGATGGTTATAACAAGATGAGTCTATATAGGGtgcgaatggcagaataattaccagctgccctgggaaacagagagagaaaaataccctatctagactaatcttttttaggacggcagatttccattagtgaaccagatgagtttttacaacaatctgatagttacatggtcaccattactgatattagctttttaaaattaaattccagatttatttaattaactgaatttatattcccccaGCTGTCCTGGTGAGATTTGAGcctatgtctccagatcattaaacCCAGGCCTCTGGAAATACTggcccagtgacataaccactatgccaatgTACCCTAGCTGCAGggaagggggttgtggggctggaggaggttacagagatagggagggcagaggccatggaggcatttgaaaacataagaacataagaattaggagcaggagtgggccatgtggccccttgagcctgctccgccattcagtaagatcagtttcttaaacaataaggagttatggggagcgggcggggaagtggagctgagtccatgatcggatcagccatgatcgtattaaacggtggagcgggctcgaggggccgtatggcctactcctgctcctatttcttacttatcttatcatggctggtctgatcttgggccCGAACTCCagcaaggatgagaagtttgaaatcgaggtgCCAATGTGGATCAGTGAGACGGGGTGGGGAGGTATGTGTTGTTTTTAAATCTTTCAGTAGCAAATCAAGGAGGAATAAATGAGCAAATATTAACGATGTTGTGTTGTGTTTTCCTCTTAGGCCTGTTGAAGGAAGTTGACATCGTTTCAAGTCGAGTGTGGGAGCCACGGGGAGGGACATCTCCAGCAGCGAGCTCGGGGTGGTCCCAGCATGGAATCCGGCTATTACTCGGAGATGGAGAACCCGGGGAGCCTGGGCGCGTACGAGGACGGGCAAGTCCCCAGGAGCCGACCAGGCAAGAGCAAGCCCAGCTCGATGGGCCGCCGCAAGCGAGAGTTCATCTCGGACGAGAAGAAGGACGCCAGCTACTGGGAGAAGCGGCGCAAGAACAATGAGGCGGCGAAGCGGTCGCGGGAAAAACGGCGGCTCAGCGACATGGTGCTGGAGAAGCGGGTGCTGGCGCTGAACCAGGAGAACGCCGGGCTGCGCTCCGAGCTGCTGGCCCTCAAGCTGCGCTTCGGCCTGATCAGTGCGGCCGCCTACAGCGAGAAGAGCCGGCGGCTGGCCGGAGGCTCGGTCAGCGTGTACTACAGCGGCTACTCGGGCAGTCCAGCCGCCGCGCTGCTGCTCCAGCACTCCGACTCGTCCGAGGCCGAGCTCTCCAGCCGGGGCAGCGGCTTCACGCCCATCAGCAAGTACTCGCCCAGGGGCTCGCTGTCCGATGTGTCCGACGGCGGCTCGTCCAGCCCCGGGGGGAGCCCGGAGCCCGCCCTCCGCCCCAAGCACCACGACCAGCGCCCGGCGGAGGACCGGGACCGGGACCGGGACCGGGACCCGCTGCAGGACGTCCAGGAGGCAGCGTTGCTCCGGTGCTGCGAGCGCCCGAAATTCGTCGGTTACAAGGAGCCAGCCGTGTGCAGCCTGGCGCCCAGGGACATCATCCAGTGCCGAGATGGCCGGGCTCACTCTGCCCGGCTGCAGGACTTGCCgctctcgccccgacctcccccagAGCCCCGCGGCGGGGCGGAATACACCGTCTATGCAAAGCCCCTGGCTTCCAACGGCCCGCACCAAGCGCCTTCCTCCAGCGATGCCAGCCAGCAATCGGGCACCCAGGCGCACAGGAGAAAAGGTCACCCGCTGCCCGAGGACTCGGTGATGGAGCCTTCCCCCAACTCTGCTTTCCAGCATTCGGTCATCGAGTCGTTCGGAGTGTTGGACCGCGCCACGGCCCAGCGCTCGGCCAGCAGGGATGAGCTTGAACGCGCTGGGTCGCCGAGCTCCCACGGCGAGTTTCCCGTCGCCCACGGCAGTCCCATTGCGAAGCAGGAGGCCCCGGAGTGCTGCTTCGCCCCCTGTTCCGTGATTGAGGCGCCCCGCCTGTCAGATCAAGGCATGCTCGCTCATTCCCACAGCGCCGTGGAGAAGGTCGCGGACTGCGCCCTCTCTGAAGGTTCGGACTGCGACTGTCCCGACAAAGTGGGCTTTGACACCGGCACGCATTCCGGCCCCCACCCGGAGGTCAGAACAACTGCCCTTCCCCATAAGCTGCGTCTGAAAGTCAGAGCAATCCAAGCCAATGAGCAGCAGGTGAATGGCCTAGACTATTCACAGCAAGTCAGTGACCCCGGGCCCTCTTGGCAGAAACCTAATGGTTTTTATCAAAACTCCACTCTCAGTGGGTGCATCATGAAGAGTTACGCTTCGGCCAATGGCAAGGCTGATCTCTGGAGCAAGGCAGGGGTTCTGGACTTCAAAGCATTGCAGTCTCAGCCCGGGGCGTTAAACAGCTTCGACCAACAGGTTTCCAGTGGTCACCACGGCTACCAGAGCCCGTCAACCAGCCCTGGCCTGCACGCTGTCAGTGCAACATTGTTCAAGGCCTTTGAACGGAACACTGTGCGATCAGCTGAGAGATTGAACAGTATAGTCGGTCCCGCCGAGGGTCCCCAACGCGGCCG contains:
- the LOC139256578 gene encoding uncharacterized protein, which gives rise to MESGYYSEMENPGSLGAYEDGQVPRSRPGKSKPSSMGRRKREFISDEKKDASYWEKRRKNNEAAKRSREKRRLSDMVLEKRVLALNQENAGLRSELLALKLRFGLISAAAYSEKSRRLAGGSVSVYYSGYSGSPAAALLLQHSDSSEAELSSRGSGFTPISKYSPRGSLSDVSDGGSSSPGGSPEPALRPKHHDQRPAEDRDRDRDRDPLQDVQEAALLRCCERPKFVGYKEPAVCSLAPRDIIQCRDGRAHSARLQDLPLSPRPPPEPRGGAEYTVYAKPLASNGPHQAPSSSDASQQSGTQAHRRKGHPLPEDSVMEPSPNSAFQHSVIESFGVLDRATAQRSASRDELERAGSPSSHGEFPVAHGSPIAKQEAPECCFAPCSVIEAPRLSDQGMLAHSHSAVEKVADCALSEGSDCDCPDKVGFDTGTHSGPHPEVRTTALPHKLRLKVRAIQANEQQVNGLDYSQQVSDPGPSWQKPNGFYQNSTLSGCIMKSYASANGKADLWSKAGVLDFKALQSQPGALNSFDQQVSSGHHGYQSPSTSPGLHAVSATLFKAFERNTVRSAERLNSIVGPAEGPQRGRRDMDCGQ